Proteins encoded by one window of Rubinisphaera margarita:
- a CDS encoding zinc-binding dehydrogenase, with product MKSAAVVNYAPKKGSVEIREIDVPEIGAEDVLLEVANVGVCGSDLHQWTADHSWPVNYPVVLGHEFGGHIVRTGANVAGWKEGDRVVSETAAIISADNPMTRRGLYNLDPTRKGFGYGVNGAMTKYVRVPSRILHHVPDDLQFEQACLTEPCCVAYNAVVKNASIEPGDRVVVLGPGTIGILCAAMARLCGAQVAVVGLPQDAQRLEIARQYGCDVIIGDATEWARERDGLGCDGVIDAAGASATLKIAIDIVRPAGWISKVGWGPQPLNFNLDPMVQKNVTLQGSFSHNWPIWERVIALLASGQLDVRPIIGGVWPITEWHEAFEKMHHGEVVKAVLKPV from the coding sequence ATGAAATCAGCAGCCGTTGTGAATTATGCCCCCAAAAAGGGCTCCGTCGAGATCCGTGAGATCGATGTCCCCGAGATCGGTGCAGAAGACGTTCTTCTTGAGGTCGCCAATGTCGGTGTCTGCGGCAGCGATCTGCACCAATGGACCGCCGATCATTCCTGGCCAGTCAACTATCCCGTCGTGCTTGGTCACGAATTCGGCGGGCATATCGTCAGGACGGGAGCGAATGTCGCCGGCTGGAAAGAGGGCGACCGGGTTGTCTCCGAAACAGCCGCCATTATCAGTGCCGACAATCCGATGACCCGCCGCGGACTGTATAACTTGGATCCGACACGAAAGGGCTTCGGGTACGGCGTGAACGGCGCCATGACGAAGTACGTCCGCGTTCCCTCTCGAATTCTTCATCACGTGCCCGACGATCTGCAGTTCGAGCAGGCCTGTCTCACCGAGCCGTGTTGTGTGGCCTACAACGCCGTGGTGAAGAACGCCAGCATCGAGCCTGGCGATCGTGTTGTTGTGCTCGGACCAGGAACAATCGGGATTCTCTGTGCCGCGATGGCCCGGTTGTGCGGTGCTCAGGTGGCTGTCGTTGGACTGCCACAGGATGCCCAACGTCTAGAGATCGCCCGACAGTACGGTTGCGATGTCATCATTGGCGATGCAACCGAATGGGCCCGCGAACGGGATGGTCTGGGCTGTGATGGGGTGATCGATGCCGCCGGAGCCAGTGCCACCTTGAAGATCGCCATCGACATCGTGCGGCCGGCCGGGTGGATCAGCAAAGTCGGATGGGGTCCACAGCCGTTGAACTTCAATCTCGATCCCATGGTGCAGAAAAATGTCACCCTGCAGGGGAGCTTCAGTCACAACTGGCCGATCTGGGAACGGGTTATCGCCCTGCTCGCCAGCGGCCAGCTCGATGTCCGTCCGATTATCGGCGGCGTCTGGCCGATTACCGAATGGCACGAAGCCTTCGAGAAAATGCATCACGGCGAAGTCGTCAAAGCCGTCCTCAAACCTGTCTGA
- a CDS encoding sugar phosphate isomerase/epimerase family protein translates to MPKLAAFPKAYMQALCKEGTMTVSEWIDLAADLDVDGLEWYAGFLEMEDESNWPKFREQVEAIGKTIPMMCCSPDFTHPDASFREREIEKQKRWIDMTHVLGGSYCRVLSGQRRPELSINEGVALAAASIEACLPYAEERNVTLILENHYKDDFWEYPEFAQKMDVFCLLVDAIQHPNFGVNYDPSNTYLAGEDPLELLKRVSHRVLTMHASDRYLIEGTIEDLRREEGGSAGYAKRLRHGEIGQGLNDYDAIFDELRGKGFNGWISIEDGVDGIDQLKRSVSFLRKKIVEHWG, encoded by the coding sequence ATGCCCAAGCTTGCCGCCTTCCCCAAAGCCTACATGCAGGCCCTCTGTAAAGAGGGCACGATGACCGTCTCGGAGTGGATTGACCTTGCCGCCGATCTTGATGTCGATGGCCTCGAATGGTACGCCGGCTTCCTCGAAATGGAGGACGAGTCGAACTGGCCGAAGTTTCGCGAACAGGTTGAAGCGATCGGCAAGACCATTCCCATGATGTGCTGCTCGCCTGACTTCACTCATCCCGACGCTTCATTTCGTGAGCGGGAGATCGAGAAGCAGAAGCGATGGATCGATATGACGCACGTCCTCGGCGGCAGCTACTGCCGCGTCCTCAGCGGACAACGACGCCCGGAACTTTCGATCAACGAAGGCGTCGCACTAGCCGCGGCATCGATCGAGGCCTGCCTCCCCTACGCCGAAGAGAGAAACGTGACGTTGATTCTCGAGAATCATTACAAGGACGATTTCTGGGAGTACCCCGAGTTCGCCCAGAAGATGGACGTCTTCTGCCTGCTCGTCGATGCGATTCAGCATCCGAACTTCGGCGTGAACTACGATCCCAGCAACACCTACCTGGCGGGCGAAGATCCACTCGAACTGCTGAAGCGGGTCTCACATCGGGTTCTGACGATGCACGCCAGCGATCGATACCTGATTGAAGGCACGATCGAAGATTTGCGTCGCGAAGAAGGAGGCTCAGCCGGCTACGCCAAACGCCTCCGCCACGGCGAAATCGGCCAGGGCCTCAATGACTACGATGCCATCTTCGACGAACTCCGCGGAAAGGGCTTCAACGGCTGGATCAGCATCGAAGACGGCGTGGACGGCATCGACCAGCTGAAACGGAGCGTTTCGTTTCTACGGAAGAAGATAGTCGAGCACTGGGGATAA
- a CDS encoding FMN-binding negative transcriptional regulator: MDVWPIKPPAQLDDNVYIPSSFEVDDSETLHEFIERYSFATLITTVDSVPFATHLPLLLDRTAGPFGTLHGHFAKANPHWRSLEQSGESLAIFHGPHTYVSPRWYSGAKPAVPTWNYAVVHAYGTVTLQTEPAWLDDFLRRMAIKYEADADQPWQNDLPPDLDDQLKQAIVGFEMTVTRLEGKFKLGQNRSDEDQLGVIAGLDQAGLTEMATFAREHLDANPDD; this comes from the coding sequence GTGGACGTATGGCCCATCAAACCTCCTGCTCAATTGGATGACAACGTGTATATCCCCTCCTCGTTTGAGGTCGACGATTCTGAAACGCTGCATGAGTTCATTGAGCGGTACAGTTTTGCGACGTTGATCACGACGGTCGACAGTGTGCCCTTTGCCACTCACCTTCCGCTGCTTCTTGACCGGACCGCAGGCCCGTTCGGCACACTCCATGGGCATTTTGCGAAGGCGAATCCGCACTGGAGAAGCCTCGAGCAGTCCGGCGAATCGCTGGCGATTTTTCACGGGCCGCACACCTATGTTTCGCCGCGATGGTATTCAGGGGCGAAGCCAGCTGTGCCGACCTGGAACTACGCCGTCGTCCATGCCTACGGCACGGTCACATTGCAAACCGAGCCGGCGTGGCTCGATGACTTTCTGAGGCGAATGGCGATCAAATACGAAGCCGACGCCGACCAGCCGTGGCAGAACGATCTCCCCCCGGATCTCGACGACCAGCTGAAGCAGGCGATCGTCGGATTTGAAATGACCGTTACTCGACTTGAAGGGAAGTTCAAACTCGGCCAGAATCGCTCGGATGAGGATCAGCTCGGTGTGATTGCCGGACTGGATCAGGCCGGTCTTACTGAGATGGCCACGTTCGCGAGAGAACATCTCGACGCCAATCCGGACGATTGA